Proteins encoded by one window of Chondromyces crocatus:
- a CDS encoding alpha/beta hydrolase: MHTPRGRILGMMALAGVAFGGIHCAGAPLDSDSGQRKARSTSPGFLPFEQEGRGTGKSRKPTPTFESRVEDVNSPRSPSEAETLDGGPFTELQVPGHQPAVVSVPQGVVGPRPVIVATHGAGDRAEPHCTIWRNTIQDRGFVLCPRGTPMSNGEPGPQTGYFYRNHIELGREIKAALDALQARFPDHVDTESPIFVGYSQGAIHGVPLLLENQPRFSRVVLIEGGNGGYNEWSAQAARLFKQHGGERVLFACGGSGCANKANQAAVLLNDAGLRVRVLEVDGAGHSYGGRMEDQVRREFGWIAAGDGRWAEGAGSSSR, translated from the coding sequence ATGCATACACCCAGAGGGCGGATCCTCGGCATGATGGCGCTTGCTGGCGTCGCATTCGGAGGCATCCATTGCGCTGGCGCACCGCTCGATTCGGACTCCGGACAGCGGAAGGCGCGGTCGACTTCGCCTGGCTTCCTGCCCTTCGAACAGGAGGGCAGGGGGACGGGGAAGTCGCGCAAACCCACGCCGACCTTCGAGTCGCGCGTGGAGGATGTGAACTCCCCCCGCTCGCCCTCCGAGGCCGAGACGCTCGACGGGGGACCCTTCACGGAATTGCAGGTCCCGGGCCACCAGCCTGCCGTCGTCTCCGTGCCACAGGGGGTCGTGGGGCCGCGCCCGGTCATCGTCGCCACCCACGGTGCTGGTGATCGGGCGGAGCCCCACTGCACCATCTGGCGCAACACCATCCAGGACCGTGGCTTCGTGCTCTGCCCCCGTGGCACCCCGATGAGCAACGGCGAGCCTGGCCCGCAGACCGGCTACTTCTACCGGAACCACATCGAGCTCGGCCGCGAGATCAAGGCGGCCCTCGACGCCCTGCAAGCGAGGTTCCCCGACCACGTCGACACCGAGTCGCCCATCTTCGTGGGCTACTCTCAGGGCGCGATTCACGGCGTTCCACTGCTCCTCGAAAACCAGCCGCGCTTCTCGCGGGTCGTCCTCATCGAAGGTGGGAACGGGGGCTACAACGAGTGGAGTGCGCAGGCCGCGCGGCTCTTCAAGCAACATGGCGGCGAGCGCGTCCTCTTCGCGTGCGGCGGGTCGGGCTGCGCGAACAAAGCAAACCAGGCCGCGGTCCTCCTGAACGACGCGGGCTTGCGCGTGCGCGTGCTCGAAGTCGACGGCGCAGGGCACAGCTACGGCGGCCGCATGGAGGACCAGGTTCGGCGCGAGTTCGGCTGGATCGCCGCGGGCGACGGCCGGTGGGCCGAAGGCGCTGGCAGCTCGTCCCGCTGA
- a CDS encoding trypsin-like serine protease, with the protein MRNPTLLLLTTLSALLASACAVDVEDTGVLDDVEVEEDNDAIVGGSNQNITDHPWQVSIQSSSGSHFCGGSVLNANWIVTAQHCIEGAASYNVAAPGSMRVAAGASKLSGMNSSGQIRQIEQVIPYPGYSDASLGKDIALIKLSSPLTLNGTTVKAIALATPADASAGLTNAGVSANVSGWGTLRSGGSSPDTLQAVNVPIVSNATASSLYGTTISADQIAAGDTTNGGKDACQGDSGGPFTVAKGSDRILAGVVSWGNGCADRRYPGLYARVSTFESWLNSTSSSTFNQVTNQTGLSGASNSWKHYTVTVPAGAKGLSVYTGRASSSSGDADLFVRRTSQPTTSAYNCRSQESGNNEGCVIPSPASGTWYVSVRGYSSYSGVNLTAYTY; encoded by the coding sequence ATGCGCAACCCGACTCTCCTGCTCCTCACCACATTGTCCGCTCTCCTCGCCTCCGCTTGTGCCGTCGATGTCGAGGACACCGGCGTGCTCGATGATGTCGAGGTGGAAGAGGACAACGACGCAATCGTCGGAGGATCCAATCAGAACATCACCGACCATCCCTGGCAGGTCTCGATCCAGTCCTCTTCTGGAAGCCATTTCTGCGGCGGCTCCGTGCTCAATGCGAACTGGATCGTCACGGCGCAGCATTGCATCGAGGGAGCGGCCAGCTACAACGTCGCCGCCCCAGGGTCGATGCGCGTCGCGGCGGGCGCCTCGAAGCTGAGCGGCATGAACAGCAGCGGGCAGATCCGGCAGATCGAGCAGGTCATTCCGTATCCCGGCTACTCGGACGCCTCTCTCGGCAAGGACATCGCCCTCATCAAGCTCTCGTCGCCGCTCACCCTGAACGGCACCACGGTGAAGGCGATCGCGCTGGCGACGCCGGCCGACGCCTCGGCGGGGCTGACGAACGCTGGCGTGAGCGCCAACGTGAGCGGCTGGGGGACGCTGCGGTCGGGCGGCTCGTCGCCGGACACGCTCCAGGCCGTGAACGTGCCGATCGTCTCCAATGCGACCGCGAGCAGCCTGTACGGGACGACCATCAGCGCCGATCAGATCGCCGCAGGAGACACGACGAACGGTGGCAAGGATGCCTGCCAGGGTGACAGCGGCGGCCCGTTCACGGTCGCGAAGGGCTCGGACCGGATCCTCGCCGGCGTGGTGAGCTGGGGGAATGGTTGCGCCGACAGGCGGTATCCCGGTCTGTATGCGCGGGTGTCGACGTTCGAGTCGTGGTTGAACTCGACCTCCAGCAGCACGTTCAACCAGGTGACGAACCAGACCGGCCTGTCCGGTGCGTCGAACTCCTGGAAGCACTACACGGTGACGGTGCCCGCCGGCGCGAAGGGACTCAGCGTCTACACGGGCCGCGCGTCGAGCAGCAGCGGGGACGCGGATCTCTTCGTGCGCAGGACGTCGCAGCCCACCACCAGCGCGTACAACTGCAGGTCGCAGGAGTCGGGGAACAACGAGGGCTGCGTCATCCCGTCGCCGGCCTCGGGCACCTGGTACGTCTCCGTGCGCGGATACTCCAGCTACTCCGGTGTGAACCTCACCGCCTACACGTACTGA
- a CDS encoding STAS domain-containing protein, whose protein sequence is MPHSLLHLEAREILDALPEPVALVDDRQIIQYLNAAWQRVSLPEEQGAEAAYAPGRAFTACMSQSLGAGAEDEALLTAALQGERVERRGRVLDASLDASKERWLLTQVVPWGPHSARRVLVSKRDITTEMVSTRSSERYHEILKSVGFAASQFLGSGSWSERVARVLERFGQVTDVSRVYVFDARQSPAGDWVCSQLYEWCADGVTVEIDNPDLQNMPFEELGLGRWIEHLSRDEPIFGQVNTFPAGERAILEPQSIVSIVVVPIFVSGTWWGFLGFDECRSARAWSLAEIEALRAGAGLLGSAFHNEQSRSLVQERLAQEEVIRVQQEALRELEAPLIPVHEHVVVMPLVGWLDAARLSRVQEALLEGVAGAQPRVAILDMTGVRRLDAAAAEGLARVTRAARLVGVEVMLTGVRPDAARALVELGTELSGIATSLHLQAGISRALRERRR, encoded by the coding sequence ATGCCCCACTCCCTGCTACATCTGGAGGCGCGGGAGATCCTGGACGCGCTTCCAGAGCCAGTCGCGCTGGTCGACGACAGGCAGATCATTCAGTACCTCAACGCCGCATGGCAGCGCGTCTCCCTCCCGGAGGAGCAAGGCGCCGAGGCAGCCTATGCACCTGGGCGCGCCTTCACGGCCTGCATGAGCCAGTCGCTCGGCGCCGGGGCCGAGGACGAGGCGTTGCTCACGGCCGCGCTGCAGGGGGAGCGTGTCGAGCGGCGCGGGCGGGTGCTCGATGCGTCGCTCGATGCGTCGAAGGAGCGCTGGCTCCTCACCCAGGTCGTCCCCTGGGGGCCTCACAGCGCGCGGCGCGTGCTGGTCAGCAAGCGCGACATCACCACGGAGATGGTGAGCACGCGCTCCTCGGAGCGCTACCACGAGATCCTCAAGTCGGTGGGGTTCGCCGCGTCGCAGTTCCTGGGGAGCGGCTCCTGGTCGGAGCGGGTGGCGCGGGTCCTCGAGCGCTTCGGCCAGGTCACCGACGTGAGCCGCGTCTACGTGTTCGATGCGCGGCAGTCGCCAGCAGGAGACTGGGTCTGCAGCCAGCTGTACGAGTGGTGCGCCGACGGGGTGACCGTCGAGATCGACAACCCCGACTTGCAGAACATGCCGTTCGAGGAGCTGGGCCTCGGGCGCTGGATCGAGCACCTGTCACGCGACGAGCCGATCTTCGGGCAGGTGAACACGTTCCCGGCGGGAGAGCGGGCGATCCTCGAACCCCAGTCGATCGTCTCCATCGTGGTGGTGCCCATCTTCGTCAGCGGGACGTGGTGGGGGTTCCTGGGGTTCGACGAGTGCCGGTCGGCGCGCGCATGGTCGCTGGCGGAGATCGAGGCGCTCCGGGCCGGGGCGGGGTTGCTCGGCTCCGCGTTCCACAACGAGCAGTCGCGCTCCCTGGTCCAGGAGCGGCTGGCCCAGGAGGAGGTGATCCGGGTGCAGCAGGAAGCGCTGCGAGAGCTGGAGGCGCCCTTGATCCCGGTGCACGAGCACGTCGTGGTGATGCCGCTCGTGGGGTGGCTCGACGCGGCGAGGCTTTCGCGGGTGCAGGAGGCGCTTCTCGAAGGGGTCGCCGGCGCCCAGCCACGGGTGGCGATCCTGGACATGACGGGGGTGCGGCGGCTGGACGCGGCGGCCGCCGAGGGGCTCGCGCGGGTGACGCGCGCAGCGCGGCTGGTCGGCGTCGAGGTGATGCTCACCGGGGTCAGACCCGACGCGGCACGGGCGCTGGTGGAACTCGGCACGGAGCTGTCGGGAATCGCGACGAGCCTGCACCTGCAAGCAGGAATCAGCCGAGCCTTGCGCGAACGCAGACGGTGA
- a CDS encoding serine/threonine-protein kinase: MTAPGDIVAGKFRLERLVGRGGMGTVWSGRHLRLDMPVAIKFMEAGAGEAPDARQRFEREARAAAQIRSPHVVQVLDHGVDDDSPPYIVMELLEGEDLGGRLRRVGRMSLEDFEPILTQAAKGLRRAHESGIVHRDLKPTNIFIAHVDDEEIVKLLDFGVAKVRWGSLGHETQTGTLLGSPTYMSPEQARGHRTVDHRSDLWSLGVIIFRAITGSKPFTADSIAELIIKVCIEPAPLASQFLPGLPPELDAFFVRAFQQDPDRRFQGAMEMAAEFSAIARPASSRSPRGLGVPSLPPPAASTVEDEPSSPSDPMPAEVFLQARVALEAAVSRTASLSGLGLPEAPPPLADASLPLSANPRSSKPALTTPTPQPSPSEPRSGVPSSPRSSVPSNPHPGPVSNPRESAPVLPVTPGEIAPPAFLQADAEVALYLAGGLGGPVAGAPLPPSTEPLAGGAQGPGAPFPVPAGPEDIWQTIARTLQVPPPLARRIVALGAVATAVLFSLLVVVVLLVGGSEDAAQDGGATPPKEQPKGDPPAASPHPSVISGTVRDARSTAEPQAPVEETPQPPDATPEQTPTETPEVPEQGTTGTPSTTRPAPSTRPEWKRPSGSTKKASGGFDLGY, from the coding sequence ATGACCGCACCGGGAGATATCGTCGCCGGCAAGTTCCGGCTCGAGCGGCTCGTGGGTCGCGGTGGCATGGGTACCGTCTGGAGCGGGCGCCACCTCCGGCTCGACATGCCGGTGGCCATCAAGTTCATGGAAGCGGGCGCGGGTGAGGCCCCGGATGCGCGCCAGCGCTTCGAGCGGGAGGCCCGCGCTGCGGCGCAGATCCGCTCCCCCCACGTCGTCCAGGTCCTCGATCACGGCGTCGACGACGACTCGCCGCCGTACATCGTGATGGAGCTGCTCGAAGGGGAAGACCTCGGCGGGCGGCTGCGGCGTGTCGGCAGGATGTCGCTCGAAGACTTCGAGCCCATCCTCACCCAGGCTGCGAAGGGGCTGCGGCGTGCCCACGAGAGCGGCATCGTTCACCGCGACCTGAAGCCCACCAACATCTTCATCGCCCACGTCGACGACGAGGAGATCGTCAAGCTGCTCGACTTCGGCGTGGCCAAGGTGCGCTGGGGTTCCCTCGGACACGAGACCCAGACGGGGACCTTGCTCGGCTCCCCGACCTACATGAGCCCGGAGCAGGCCCGCGGGCATCGCACCGTCGATCACCGCAGCGATCTCTGGTCGCTCGGCGTCATCATCTTCCGCGCCATCACCGGCTCGAAGCCCTTCACCGCCGACTCCATCGCCGAGCTGATCATCAAGGTCTGCATCGAGCCTGCGCCGCTCGCCTCGCAGTTCCTCCCTGGCCTGCCGCCGGAGCTCGACGCCTTCTTCGTCCGCGCCTTCCAGCAAGATCCGGATCGGCGTTTCCAGGGGGCGATGGAGATGGCGGCCGAGTTCTCGGCCATCGCCCGGCCTGCATCCAGCCGGAGCCCTCGGGGTCTCGGCGTCCCCTCCTTGCCTCCGCCAGCGGCGTCGACCGTGGAAGACGAGCCGTCTTCACCCAGCGACCCGATGCCCGCGGAGGTCTTCCTTCAGGCGCGCGTCGCCCTGGAAGCCGCCGTGTCCCGCACGGCCTCGTTGAGCGGCCTCGGCCTGCCCGAAGCGCCGCCTCCGCTGGCCGACGCCTCGCTCCCCCTCTCGGCGAACCCCAGATCCAGCAAACCCGCGCTGACCACCCCCACACCGCAGCCTTCGCCTTCCGAGCCTCGCTCAGGCGTTCCTTCCAGCCCCCGATCGAGCGTCCCCTCGAATCCCCACCCTGGGCCCGTCTCGAATCCCCGCGAGAGCGCGCCAGTGCTCCCCGTGACGCCTGGTGAGATCGCCCCGCCTGCCTTCCTCCAAGCGGACGCCGAGGTCGCCCTCTACCTGGCTGGAGGCCTTGGCGGCCCCGTGGCTGGAGCGCCTCTGCCTCCGTCCACGGAGCCGCTGGCGGGTGGAGCTCAAGGCCCTGGCGCACCGTTCCCGGTCCCCGCCGGCCCCGAGGACATCTGGCAGACCATCGCCCGCACCCTGCAGGTCCCTCCGCCCCTCGCGCGGCGCATCGTCGCGCTCGGCGCTGTCGCCACCGCGGTCCTCTTTTCCCTCCTCGTGGTCGTCGTGCTCCTCGTCGGAGGATCCGAGGACGCCGCTCAGGACGGCGGCGCCACGCCGCCGAAGGAGCAACCGAAGGGAGACCCTCCGGCAGCGTCCCCCCACCCCAGCGTGATCTCGGGCACCGTGCGTGACGCCAGGTCCACGGCGGAACCCCAGGCTCCTGTCGAAGAGACACCGCAGCCGCCGGACGCCACGCCTGAGCAGACCCCGACCGAGACCCCTGAGGTTCCCGAGCAAGGGACGACGGGCACACCCTCCACCACGCGTCCTGCGCCCTCGACGCGTCCGGAGTGGAAGCGGCCGAGTGGAAGCACGAAGAAGGCGTCCGGCGGTTTCGACCTGGGGTATTGA
- a CDS encoding fused MFS/spermidine synthase — protein sequence MRSRFPLVAALFLISGATGLLYEVAFSKLLAYVFGATAYAVSTVLAAFMGGLALGAHFGGRRASRLRHPLVAYGSLEILVGAVCALSPFAFEALTSVYVQVARAAPGSLAVLTVVRAGLTGLVVVIPTMGMGATLPVLSRIVAAAAGGSSSTGEDPGAARRLATLYAINTAGGALGALSGAYLVLPALGIRGTIWVAAVANLLVGAVAIAAGRHVEVPATTSELPARETADESSGASTSAAMEAAAPAETAAVPSAPSTSSFGLTPRLLVGLAFSSGFLVFAAEVIQTHLLALLIGNSAYAFGLMLAVFLVCLALGAARAPGFARRHGAGALWRGLAVTALALALTLPLWDQLPHLFTFAGRHVHSWTGRELVRALAAFAILALPTLYMGTTFPLLLQQVAGRADVAARVGVLTSVNTLGTIAGSIGTGYVILPVLGSQRALGAVAAGFGLAAALAAMALGRDARAQRERALAFVTTGAAALLALLMPRWDLARLTSGANVYFVMGPPPDGIDFVREDVHGGVTTVVHRAGITTMYTNGKFQGDDGPEMVAQRRFAHFPSLFVPETRRALVIGLGTGTTLGTLAAYPWQRLDVAEISPAIVEAARAYFAGPSRSALDDPRVHLSLNDGRNELLVATEPYDLVTMEVTSIWFAGAATLYSREFYELVRARLSERGILQQWVQLHHIRPRELATVIRTLRSVFPHVALFAGGGQGILVASARPLVASEAHLEELEKRPALRETLEGRRLDELLGELLSSGEDLDRFVADVAANDGGPIVSTDDNLYLEYATPKGNVLDYPTSLRATLDLLERYRTPDPRARHLGP from the coding sequence GTGCGCTCCAGGTTCCCGCTCGTCGCGGCTCTGTTTCTGATCTCGGGCGCAACCGGCCTCCTTTACGAGGTCGCGTTCTCCAAGCTCCTCGCTTACGTCTTCGGCGCCACCGCTTACGCGGTGAGCACGGTTCTGGCGGCTTTCATGGGAGGGCTCGCGCTCGGCGCTCACTTCGGGGGTCGCCGAGCCTCCCGACTGCGCCACCCGCTCGTGGCGTACGGGAGCCTGGAGATCTTGGTGGGAGCGGTCTGCGCCCTGTCTCCTTTCGCCTTCGAGGCCTTGACCTCCGTCTACGTGCAGGTGGCCCGCGCAGCCCCTGGCTCGCTCGCCGTCCTGACGGTGGTCCGCGCAGGGCTGACGGGCCTGGTGGTGGTCATCCCCACGATGGGGATGGGCGCCACGTTGCCCGTGCTGTCCCGCATCGTCGCGGCCGCAGCAGGGGGGTCTTCGTCGACCGGCGAAGACCCCGGGGCGGCCCGGCGCCTCGCGACGCTCTACGCGATCAACACGGCGGGCGGCGCGCTGGGTGCCTTGTCGGGGGCTTACCTGGTGCTGCCTGCGCTGGGGATCCGGGGCACGATCTGGGTGGCCGCCGTGGCGAACTTGCTGGTCGGTGCGGTGGCCATCGCAGCGGGACGTCACGTCGAGGTGCCCGCCACGACGAGCGAGCTTCCGGCCCGGGAGACCGCGGACGAGTCCTCCGGCGCGTCGACGAGCGCTGCAATGGAAGCAGCCGCGCCCGCCGAGACAGCGGCCGTGCCCTCTGCGCCGTCGACGTCTTCCTTCGGGCTCACGCCACGCTTGCTCGTCGGGCTGGCGTTCTCCTCGGGCTTCCTGGTCTTCGCAGCAGAGGTCATCCAGACGCACCTGCTCGCGCTGCTCATCGGCAACAGCGCCTACGCCTTCGGGCTGATGCTCGCGGTGTTCCTCGTCTGTCTGGCGCTCGGAGCCGCACGCGCACCCGGGTTTGCGAGGCGCCACGGAGCCGGAGCGCTCTGGCGCGGGCTGGCGGTGACCGCGCTGGCGCTCGCCTTGACCTTGCCCCTCTGGGATCAGCTTCCTCACCTGTTCACGTTCGCGGGACGGCACGTACATTCCTGGACCGGTCGCGAACTGGTACGAGCGCTCGCGGCGTTCGCGATCCTGGCGCTCCCGACGCTGTACATGGGCACCACGTTCCCGCTCCTGCTCCAGCAGGTCGCGGGACGCGCCGATGTCGCCGCGCGCGTCGGTGTGCTCACGTCGGTGAACACGCTCGGCACCATCGCCGGCTCGATCGGAACGGGCTACGTCATCCTCCCGGTGCTCGGCTCTCAGCGCGCGCTCGGCGCGGTGGCTGCGGGCTTCGGGCTGGCGGCAGCCCTCGCGGCGATGGCACTCGGCCGCGACGCACGAGCCCAGCGAGAGCGCGCCCTCGCGTTCGTCACCACGGGAGCCGCGGCACTCCTCGCGCTGCTCATGCCCCGCTGGGATCTCGCGCGCCTCACCAGCGGGGCCAACGTTTACTTCGTGATGGGTCCCCCGCCCGATGGGATCGACTTCGTGCGCGAGGACGTGCACGGCGGCGTGACCACGGTGGTCCACCGTGCCGGGATCACCACGATGTACACGAACGGCAAGTTCCAGGGCGACGATGGGCCGGAGATGGTGGCGCAGCGGCGCTTCGCTCACTTCCCTTCCCTGTTCGTCCCGGAGACCCGTCGCGCGCTGGTGATCGGCCTCGGCACGGGCACCACCCTGGGCACGCTGGCCGCCTATCCCTGGCAGCGCCTGGACGTCGCCGAGATCTCTCCTGCCATCGTCGAAGCGGCGCGCGCGTACTTCGCTGGCCCGAGCCGCAGCGCACTCGACGATCCGCGCGTGCACCTGTCGCTCAACGATGGCCGCAACGAGCTGCTGGTCGCCACCGAACCCTACGATCTGGTCACGATGGAGGTGACCAGCATCTGGTTCGCTGGCGCCGCGACGCTCTACAGCCGGGAGTTCTACGAGCTGGTGCGCGCTCGCCTGTCGGAGCGAGGCATCCTTCAGCAGTGGGTTCAGCTCCATCACATCCGGCCCCGGGAGCTCGCCACCGTGATCCGCACCTTGCGGAGCGTCTTCCCTCACGTGGCGCTGTTCGCGGGGGGCGGGCAAGGAATCCTGGTCGCCAGCGCCAGGCCGCTCGTGGCCTCGGAGGCGCACCTCGAGGAGCTGGAAAAGCGGCCAGCGTTGCGCGAGACGCTGGAGGGGCGGCGGCTCGACGAGCTGCTCGGTGAGCTCCTGTCCTCGGGCGAGGACCTCGATCGCTTCGTCGCCGATGTGGCAGCCAACGACGGAGGCCCCATCGTCTCGACCGACGACAACCTCTACCTCGAGTACGCGACCCCCAAGGGCAACGTCCTCGACTACCCGACGTCCTTGCGCGCCACCCTCGATCTGCTGGAGCGGTACCGCACCCCCGATCCGAGGGCGCGGCACCTGGGCCCTTGA